Proteins encoded together in one Impatiens glandulifera chromosome 1, dImpGla2.1, whole genome shotgun sequence window:
- the LOC124918630 gene encoding SUMO-activating enzyme subunit 1B-1-like, protein MEGEELTEQETALYDRQIRVWGADAQRRLSKANVFVSGLKGTVVEFCKNIVLAGVGSLTLNDDRPVTEEALSANFLISPDEYVNSGKSISELCCDSLVDFNPMVRVSVVKGDLATFGTDFFEKFDVVVISCCSYSTKKSTNETCRKLSKQIAFYTVDCRDSCGEIFVDLQKFIYSKKKQDETIECKLEYPSFEEATQVSWKSFPRRTSKLYFAMRVLEKFEESKGYLPGESSAEDLPDILKIRKEMCQAQSIDEAQIPESLLQRLVLGSREFPPVCAILGGILGQEVIKGISAKGEPLKNFFFFDAMDGKGVIEDISNS, encoded by the exons ATGGAAGGGGAAGAATTGACGGAGCAGGAAACTGCGTTGTATGACAGACAGATTAGGGTTTGGGGAGCTGATGCTCAAAGAAG ACTTAGCAAGGCTAATGTGTTTGTAAGTGGATTGAAGGGGACTGTTGTTGAg TTTTGCAAGAACATTGTTTTAGCTGGGGTGGGAAGTTTGACATTGAATGATGATCGACCTGTAACTGAAGAAGCATTATCTGCAAATTTCTTGATTTCCCCAGATGAATATGTTAATTCAGGGAAATCAATTTCTGAGCTTTGTTGTGATTCTCTCGTAGATTTCAATCCTATGGTTCGAGTTTCTGTTGTAAAAG GTGATCTTGCAACTTTTGGTACAGATTTCTTTGAGAAGTTTGATGTTGTGGTTATCAGTTGTTGTTCTTATTCCACAAAG AAATCGACGAATGAAACATGCCGGAAACTTTCAAAGCAGATTGCTTTTTATACAGTTGATTGCCGAGACTCTTGTGGTGAAATATTTGTTGACTTGCAGAAGTTTATTTATTCAAAG AAAAAGCAAGACGAGACCATTGAATGCAAACTTGAATATCCCAGTTTTGAG GAAGCAACTCAAGTATCCTGGAAATCCTTTCCTAGGAGAACCTCAAAATTGTATTTTGCCATGAGAG TGCTAGAAAAGTTTGAAGAATCAAAGGGATATTTGCCTGGAGAGTCTTCAGCTGAAGACCTACCCGACATCTTGAAGATTAGAAAGGAAATGTGTCAAGCGCAG TCGATTGACGAGGCACAAATTCCGGAATCTCTCTTACAGAGATTGGTATTGGGATCTAGAGAATTCCCACCAGTTTGTGCAATTCTTGGAGGAATACTTGGACAG GAGGTAATTAAAGGGATATCTGCAAAAGGTGAGCCACTGAagaacttcttcttctttgatgCAATGGACGGGAAAGGAGTAATAGAGGACATATCGAATTCCTAA